In the Ipomoea triloba cultivar NCNSP0323 chromosome 6, ASM357664v1 genome, one interval contains:
- the LOC116022161 gene encoding uncharacterized protein LOC116022161, translating to MPDSPKNSSLPLGEILKFLKNFWGDSNVQVAVVASLAFQVLLVFCAPFRKRSKKSRTLVILWLVYLLSHYVATFAIGLINNYGTDESNQQNSVVALWAPFLLLHLGGPDTITAFSIEDNDLWLRYLLTLIVQLLSVLFVFYRFKIHANDEFLIPTILTFAAGVIKYGENIRSLNLASTVSMRKSMRENVDHRSAKERLQFEEEEIGLATETDKHERDIKIVTKGYELYQKYKAVIVDHVFSFTLREESRSFFLHLPTYKEAFEVTQVELNFMYDAMFTKMIAVQGNIPGYLFRVGCAALIISTLIVFIFHPKHNVSHHDIQVTYCLVGSAAVLDLIALVKHFFCDWTIALMMNNEKWRMKARKRGAKMVNKVRRWISAEMRWSEEIQQYSLIKHSLKKQWKISKKIFEFFGLTERMEASKNTKTDRVDENLKAMIFNEIKKKAARADTDENAEEIYSYRGESVLEDCQQCREKIRQKIAGAQYDNVVLMWHIATEICYFTAQKEELDPNVEICRKVSEYLAYLLMMEGKITSAVPGNVGMRFRDICWQEVRDTHLHLRQYIRMKKIDEDQMPEWERKRKRREEIEKKKEELKQMKSFYRYPEYQINSVWKEMKKMLPQNVKLDNAETRMEITEWERKQKKKEFEARKEVCQFLVEEKTKRNFEGHYEPPRKSLLYEAVTLARMLKELLDGGEDAENPTAAAAHNPDAPQKNHVWEMMARVWVEMLCYGACHCRGDVQYLTKGGELLTFVRLLMAHFGIGKQFKKEDEDTAVQHDSDF from the exons ATGCCTGATTCGCCGAAGAATTCATCACTTCCATTGGGGGAAATACTGAAGTTTCTGAAGAACTTTTGGGGCGATTCCAACGTCCAAGTCGCCGTCGTGGCTAGCCTGGCCTTCCAGGTCCTTCTGGTTTTCTGTGCGCCATTTCGAAAACGGAGCAAGAAATCCCGCACCCTCGTAATCCTCTGGCTCGTTTACCTGCTTTCCCACTACGTAGCCACCTTCGCCATCGGCCTCATCAACAACTACGGCACCGACGAGTCCAACCAACAGAACAGCGTCGTCGCTCTCTGGGCGCCGTTTCTCTTGCTCCACCTCGGTGGGCCGGACACCATCACCGCTTTCTCCATCGAAGACAATGATCTCTGGCTCCGCTACCTGTTGACCCTTATAGTCCAACTTCTTTCTGTTCTGTTCGTTTTCTACCGCTTCAAGATACACGCCAATGACGAGTTCTTGATCCCCACGATCCTCACCTTCGCCGCCGGAGTCATCAAGTACGGCGAAAATATACGCTCGCTTAACCTGGCGTCGACGGTGAGTATGAGGAAGTCCATGCGCGAGAACGTGGACCACAGAAGTGCCAA GGAACGCCTGCAATTTGAGGAGGAAGAAATAGGACTGGCGACCGAAACCGACAAGCACGAGAGGGACATCAAGATTGTGACGAAAGGATACGAGTTATACCAGAAATATAAAGCCGTCATCGTCGATCATGTGTTCAGCTTCACCCTGCGAGAAGAGAGCAGGAGTTTCTTCTTACACCTCCCAACTTACAAGGAAGCTTTCGAGGTCACACAGGTCGAACTCAACTTCATGTACGACGCCATGTTCACCAAGATGATCGCCGTTCAGGGGAACATCCCCGGCTACCTCTTCCGAGTCGGTTGCGCCGCTCTGATCATATCAACTCTCATCGTATTCATCTTCCACCCCAAACACAACGTCAGCCACCACGACATTCAAGTCACGTACTGCCTAGTCGGTTCTGCGGCTGTTTTAGACTTGATAGCTCTTGTAAAGCACTTTTTTTGCGACTGGACCATAGCTCTGATGATGAACAATGAAAAATGGAGAATGAAAGCGAGAAAGAGAGGAGCGAAAATGGTTAACAAGGTGAGGCGGTGGATATCGGCGGAAATGCGGTGGTCGGAGGAGATTCAGCAGTACAGTTTGATCAAACACTCGTTGAAGAAACAATGGAAAATCTCCAAAAAGATCTTCGAGTTCTTCGGGCTCACCGAGAGAATGGAAGCTTCCAAGAACACCAAAACCGACCGAGTGGACGAGAACTTGAAGGCCATGATCTTCAACGAGATAAAAAAGAAGGCGGCGCGTGCGGACACGGACGAGAACGCGGAGGAGATTTATTCCTACCGAGGCGAAAGCGTCCTGGAGGATTGCCAGCAGTGCAGGGAAAAAATCCGGCAGAAAATCGCGGGCGCGCAGTACGATAACGTCGTGCTGATGTGGCACATCGCAACAGAAATTTGTTATTTCACGGCGCAAAAAGAGGAACTTGATCCCAACGTGGAGATTTGCAGGAAAGTGTCGGAATATTTGGCCTACCTTTTGATGATGGAGGGGAAAATAACGTCGGCGGTTCCGGGAAACGTGGGGATGAGATTCAGAGATATATGCTGGCAAGAAGTTAGAGACACCCATCTCCATCTCCGACAATACATCCGAATGAAAAAGATCGACGAAGACCAGATGCCGGAGTGGGAGCGGAAAAGGAAGAGAAGggaagaaattgagaaaaaaaaggaagaacTAAAACAAATGAAATCCTTTTACAGGTACCCAGAGTACCAAATAAACTCAGTTTGGAAGGAAATGAAAAAAATGCTTCCCCAGAACGTTAAACTAGACAACGCGGAGACGAGAATGGAGATAACGGAATGGGAAcgaaagcaaaagaaaaaggaatttgAAGCCAGGAAAGAAGTATGCCAATTCCTAgtagaagaaaaaacaaaacgtAACTTCGAAGGACATTACGAGCCGCCGAGAAAATCACTGCTCTACGAGGCCGTCACGCTCGCGAGGATGCTGAAAGAGCTGCTCGACGGCGGCGAGGATGCGGAAAACCccacggcggcggcggcgcatAATCCCGACGCGCCCCAGAAGAATCACGTGTGGGAAATGATGGCGAGAGTGTGGGTGGAGATGCTCTGCTATGGAGCCTGCCATTGCAGAGGAGACGTTCAGTATCTGACTAAAGGCGGAGAGCTTCTCACGTTTGTTCGGTTGTTAATGGCGCATTTTGGGATCGGAAAACAGTTCAAAAAGGAGGATGAAGACACGGCGGTTCAACATGATTCTGATTTCTGA
- the LOC116021593 gene encoding diacylglycerol kinase 5-like isoform X1 yields the protein MMRRLARRSRSTVNDLKMSFRNFFHKRKSAAVSGMEAEKVLMDYYIPDYILLPGIEATLNHDLPACPVIVFINSRSGGQLGGELLLAYRTLLNQNQVYDLRERAPDKVLHQLYSNLEKHKQNGDSFSLEIEKRLRIIVAGGDGTAGWLLGVVSDLKLACPPPIATVPLGTGNNLPFSFGWGKKNPGTDCSSVKAFLDQVRNAKEMKVDSWHILMRMKAPTEGSCDPIAPLELPHSMHAFKRVSQTDALNEDGYHTFRGGFWNYFSMGMDAQVSYAFHRERKLHPEKFKNQLVNQTTYAKLGCTQGWFWASLTHPSSKNIAQLAKVKIMKATGEWIELEIPKSIRSIVCLNLPSFSGGLNPWGTPNKKKLHERDLTPPYVDDGLIEVVGFRDAWHGLVLLAPKGHGRRLAQAHRVRFEFHKGAADHTFMRIDGEPWKQPLPLDSDTVVVEISHFGHANMLAAPNCRSSSVHAPHHTLDDGDDDDDDDDDDYDSDEDDFESSEERRKFGAANTFHYSDSVDGAQS from the exons ATGATGCGGAGATTGGCGAGAAGATCGCGGTCCACAGTGAATGATTTGAAGATGTCCTTTCGCAATTTCTTCCATAAACG CAAAAGTGCAGCAGTGAGCGGCATGGAAGCTGAGAAGGTTTTGATGGATTACTACATTCCGGATTACATACTTTTGCCCGGAATAGAAGCAACGTTGAATCATGACTTACCTGCTTGTCCTGTCATAGTGTTTATCAATTCTAGAAGTGGTGGCCAGCTTGGGGGCGAACTTCTGTTGGCATATCGTACTCTTCTCAACCAAAATCAG gtttaTGACTTGCGAGAAAGGGCTCCTGACAAGGTGCTACACCAGCTTTACTCCAACTTGGAAAAGCATAAGCAAAATGGAGATAGCTTCTCTTTGGAAATTGAGAAAAGACTGAGAATCATT GTTGCAGGCGGGGATGGAACAGCTGGCTGGCTTCTTGGAGTGGTTTCAGATCTTAAACTAGCCTGCCCACCACCAATTGCTACAGTACCTTTGGGAACAGGAAATAATCTCCCATTTTCATTTGGTTGG GGGAAAAAAAATCCTGGTACAGACTGCAGTTCTGTGAAAGCCTTCTTGGATCAAGTAAGGAATGCAAAAGAGATGAAAGTTGACAG CTGGCATATTCTTATGCGAATGAAGGCTCCTACAGAAGGTTCTTGTGATCCTATTGCGCCTCTTGAGCTGCCACATTCAATGCATGCGTTTAAGCGGGTGTCTCAAACAGATGCCTTAAATGAG GATGGTTACCACACATTTCGAGGAGGATTCTGGAACTACTTCAGTATGG GGATGGATGCACAAGTTTCTTATGCATTTCACAGAGAGAGAAAGCTACATCCagaaaaattcaaaaaccaaTTAGTTAATCAG ACTACCTATGCAAAGCTTGGCTGCACTCAAGGATGGTTTTGGGCTTCTCTTACACATCCATCTTCAAA AAACATTGCACAGCTGGCTAAGGTTAAAATTATGAAAGCAACAGGTGAATGGATTGAACTCGAAATACCTAAAAG CATCAGGTCTATTGTCTGCCTCAACCTCCCCAGCTTTTCTGGTGGACTCAATCCTTGGGGAACTCCCAATAAGAAAAAGCTCCATGag AGGGACTTGACTCCTCCCTATGTTGATGATGGTCTCATTGAGGTTGTTGGCTTTCGGGATGCTTGGCATGGCCTTGTTTTGCTCGCTCCAAAAGGGCATGGGAGACGTCTTGCCCAA GCACATAGAGTTCGGTTTGAGTTCCACAAAGGTGCTGCTGACCATACGTTCATGAGGATTGACGGCGAACCATGGAAACAGCCCCTTCCTCTAGACTCAGACACCGTTGTTGTGGAAATTTCTCATTTTGGGCATGCCAACATGCTTGCTGCTCCTAACTGCCGATCTAGTAGTGTTCATGCTCCACACCACACTCtagatgatggtgatgatgatgatgatgatgatgatgatgattatgacAGTGATGAAGATGATTTTGAGTCGTCTGAAGAGCGGAGGAAGTTCGGTGCGGCCAACACTTTTCACTATTCGGATAGCGTTGATGGTGCACAAAGCTAA
- the LOC116021593 gene encoding diacylglycerol kinase 5-like isoform X2, with the protein MEAEKVLMDYYIPDYILLPGIEATLNHDLPACPVIVFINSRSGGQLGGELLLAYRTLLNQNQVYDLRERAPDKVLHQLYSNLEKHKQNGDSFSLEIEKRLRIIVAGGDGTAGWLLGVVSDLKLACPPPIATVPLGTGNNLPFSFGWGKKNPGTDCSSVKAFLDQVRNAKEMKVDSWHILMRMKAPTEGSCDPIAPLELPHSMHAFKRVSQTDALNEDGYHTFRGGFWNYFSMGMDAQVSYAFHRERKLHPEKFKNQLVNQTTYAKLGCTQGWFWASLTHPSSKNIAQLAKVKIMKATGEWIELEIPKSIRSIVCLNLPSFSGGLNPWGTPNKKKLHERDLTPPYVDDGLIEVVGFRDAWHGLVLLAPKGHGRRLAQAHRVRFEFHKGAADHTFMRIDGEPWKQPLPLDSDTVVVEISHFGHANMLAAPNCRSSSVHAPHHTLDDGDDDDDDDDDDYDSDEDDFESSEERRKFGAANTFHYSDSVDGAQS; encoded by the exons ATGGAAGCTGAGAAGGTTTTGATGGATTACTACATTCCGGATTACATACTTTTGCCCGGAATAGAAGCAACGTTGAATCATGACTTACCTGCTTGTCCTGTCATAGTGTTTATCAATTCTAGAAGTGGTGGCCAGCTTGGGGGCGAACTTCTGTTGGCATATCGTACTCTTCTCAACCAAAATCAG gtttaTGACTTGCGAGAAAGGGCTCCTGACAAGGTGCTACACCAGCTTTACTCCAACTTGGAAAAGCATAAGCAAAATGGAGATAGCTTCTCTTTGGAAATTGAGAAAAGACTGAGAATCATT GTTGCAGGCGGGGATGGAACAGCTGGCTGGCTTCTTGGAGTGGTTTCAGATCTTAAACTAGCCTGCCCACCACCAATTGCTACAGTACCTTTGGGAACAGGAAATAATCTCCCATTTTCATTTGGTTGG GGGAAAAAAAATCCTGGTACAGACTGCAGTTCTGTGAAAGCCTTCTTGGATCAAGTAAGGAATGCAAAAGAGATGAAAGTTGACAG CTGGCATATTCTTATGCGAATGAAGGCTCCTACAGAAGGTTCTTGTGATCCTATTGCGCCTCTTGAGCTGCCACATTCAATGCATGCGTTTAAGCGGGTGTCTCAAACAGATGCCTTAAATGAG GATGGTTACCACACATTTCGAGGAGGATTCTGGAACTACTTCAGTATGG GGATGGATGCACAAGTTTCTTATGCATTTCACAGAGAGAGAAAGCTACATCCagaaaaattcaaaaaccaaTTAGTTAATCAG ACTACCTATGCAAAGCTTGGCTGCACTCAAGGATGGTTTTGGGCTTCTCTTACACATCCATCTTCAAA AAACATTGCACAGCTGGCTAAGGTTAAAATTATGAAAGCAACAGGTGAATGGATTGAACTCGAAATACCTAAAAG CATCAGGTCTATTGTCTGCCTCAACCTCCCCAGCTTTTCTGGTGGACTCAATCCTTGGGGAACTCCCAATAAGAAAAAGCTCCATGag AGGGACTTGACTCCTCCCTATGTTGATGATGGTCTCATTGAGGTTGTTGGCTTTCGGGATGCTTGGCATGGCCTTGTTTTGCTCGCTCCAAAAGGGCATGGGAGACGTCTTGCCCAA GCACATAGAGTTCGGTTTGAGTTCCACAAAGGTGCTGCTGACCATACGTTCATGAGGATTGACGGCGAACCATGGAAACAGCCCCTTCCTCTAGACTCAGACACCGTTGTTGTGGAAATTTCTCATTTTGGGCATGCCAACATGCTTGCTGCTCCTAACTGCCGATCTAGTAGTGTTCATGCTCCACACCACACTCtagatgatggtgatgatgatgatgatgatgatgatgatgattatgacAGTGATGAAGATGATTTTGAGTCGTCTGAAGAGCGGAGGAAGTTCGGTGCGGCCAACACTTTTCACTATTCGGATAGCGTTGATGGTGCACAAAGCTAA